In one Heterodontus francisci isolate sHetFra1 chromosome 16, sHetFra1.hap1, whole genome shotgun sequence genomic region, the following are encoded:
- the LOC137378043 gene encoding acyl-coenzyme A diphosphatase NUDT19-like → MNRVLKYWKEAATVILASGVRNRFVNKSATSTQISRPPLSVPKRERTVAQSCLEAATSDYAVLMLQRSAKSSFMPHAQVFPGGTVSPSDFSSEWIQMFQPFCEPPDFKLGTVRQTAKRAPILAMDRRKLGSEIPGEVAFRICAIRETFEESGILLVKPKAPDKCLNSQRIIKLTQYNQKELASWRPLVQKNAANFIKLCRELDCIPNIWALKEWSNWLTPAYPEGKRFDTAFFICCLQEIPFTLHDGYETVLFNWMAPSDLIEGYNSGKLLLPPPQWYELNRLCRLPRLQDLQRFSQDRALEGCERWFTICLVASDGCAILYPGDELYPEDPDYTGKKDMTISSPKSLEKLRLEVTRLHRAELRGLCDITLYMNIEPQYKHVHPLMMNTQLNSHL, encoded by the coding sequence ATGAATAGGGTCTTAAAATATTGGAAGGAAGCAGCTACTGTGATCTTGGCTTCAGGTGTCCGAAATCGCTTTGTGAATAAAAGTGCTACCAGTACACAAATCAGTCGACCTCCACTTTCGGTGCCTAAGCGAGAGAGAACTGTGGCTCAGTCGTGCTTGGAGGCGGCTACTTCCGATTATGCTGTACTTATGTTACAGCGGAGTGCGAAAAGCAGTTTCATGCCTCATGCTCAAGTGTTCCCGGGAGGCACAGTCAGTCCGTCTGATTTTTCCAGTGAATGGATCCAGATGTTCCAGCCATTTTGCGAGCCACCCGACTTTAAACTAGGTACAGTAAGGCAAACTGCCAAGAGGGCTCCAATCCTTGCAATGGACAGGAGAAAGCTGGGTTCTGAAATCCCTGGAGAGGTAGCTTTCCGTATTTGTGCCATTAGGGAAACCTTTGAAGAGTCAGGTATTCTACTCGTGAAGCCGAAAGCCCCTGATAAATGTTTGAACAGCCAAAGGATCATAAAGCTTACACAGTACAATCAAAAGGAACTTGCAAGTTGGAGGCCACTTGTGCAGAAAAATGCAGCAAATTTTATAAAACTGTGCAGAGAGCTGGACTGTATACCAAATATCTGGGCATTGAAGGAGTGGAGTAACTGGCTAACCCCCGCTTATCCGGAGGGAAAGAGGTTTGATACTGCATTCTTCATCTGTTGTTTGCAAGAGATTCCTTTCACATTGCACGATGGTTATGAAACTGTCCTCTTCAACTGGATGGCTCCATCTGATTTGATTGAAGGCTATAATTCAGGGAAATTATTACTTCCTCCCCCACAGTGGTATGAGCTGAACAGACTCTGCCGATTACCCCGTCTCCAGGATCTGCAGAGGTTCAGCCAAGATCGTGCATTGGAAGGCTGTGAGCGATGGTTTACAATCTGTCTAGTTGCTTCTGATGGCTGCGCTATTCTGTATCCTGGGGATGAACTTTATCCAGAGGATCCAGATTACACAGGGAAAAAGGACATGACCATCAGTTCCCCGAAATCTCTAGAAAAATTGCGGCTGGAGGTTACCAGACTGCATCGAGCGGAATTGCGAGGTCTGTGTGATATTACTCTGTATATGAATATTGAGCCCCAGTATAAACATGTTCACCCACTAATGATGAACACACAACTCAACAGTCATCTGTGA